Sequence from the Nitrospirota bacterium genome:
TACTCCCCGACGACGGCCTCGATCTCTTTCTCGTCGACGCCGAGCCGTTCGGCCAGGTCCTTGGGCTTCACCACGCTCTCGGCGAGAATCTTTCTCCAGTCTTCCATCGATGACCCCATGAGCAAATAGCAAATAGCCGATAGCGAATCGCGCACGGATCGGAGCGAGAGCTGATCCGCTGTCAGCTACCGGCTATCCGCTGCTTGCTGTAGTTGGCCTCCAGATATGCCAGGATGTCCCCGGTCTCGGTCAAGACCGTGTCGCCGTCTTTGAGAACCGGCACATAATATTGGCCGGAGACTTCGTAGACCTGTTTGCGCATCGGCCGAAAATCCGGCACCACCACATCTTCGTAGGCCACGCCCAACTCGTCCAGCTTCCGCCGGACCACCGCGCATTCCGGACACCAGTGAACGTGGTATAGGGTCATAATTATGAATTAGGAATTATGAATGATGAATTGTGGGCGTCGAATTTCGTTTATCATTCAGAATTGCTCCCGCGCGCCATCGCGCACGGCAGCATGATCGCGTCCCTCATGCCGTGGATCAATTTTTTGTCGGGTGGGCACACGGTCGCCAGGATGCCGGCCAGTTCCGCCTCCTCGCCGGTGACGAAATAATACGGCGACAACCGCACGCGTCCCGACACGGGGACAACGTCGTCCGTGGCGGGATCGAGATACGACGACTCGAACAGCCGCCCTTTGTGAAATTCCTGCAGGACATAGGGCGTCGTCGGGAACGCGGCGAGCGCGCGATCCAGCGCCGCCGCCCATTCCGACTGCGGCAGGTCGTGGCCCACGAACACGCCGCGACTGCCCCAGGCCAGTTCCGAGAAACCGGACGGCTTGACGACATACTGCCGATCTTTCTGGCCCGCGGCGGCGAGCTCGCGCCAGTCGTTCACCGCCCGACCGTTGAGCGCAAGGCCGGGGATGACCGCGGTCGGCGGCACGGGCGCCGGGTCCAGAATCCAGGTGCGCGGCATCAGCGCCGACAGGGAGGCGAAGGTCTCTTCGCCCAGTTCCCTCCGCCAGAACGGGGCGAGCACCGGATGGTGCAGGAGCGCGAAGGCCAGTTTCTCCTCCAGCGCAGGCTTGAACGGCGGCGTGACGATCACCCGGCGTTTCTTCGCGCTGTACATGATGAGTTCGACTTTCGGGATGTTCTTGAGGTCGAACAGTTCGAAGAACCGGTAGATCAGCGCGATCGGGTGTCCGCCGGCTTCATCGGCCAGCCGCAGGCCCTCTTCGGTGAACCGCACCTGACGGGGCTCGATGCAAGAGATCTCGAAGCCTCGCTCGCGCAGGCGCGCGGCGATCCACTGCATCTCCGGCCGATACTCGCGCGCTTCTTCGGACACGACGATCGCGACCCAACCGGGTGTTTCTCCCTGCAGCGCCCGCAGCATCGACCCGAACCCGTCGAGCATCCCGTCTCGCCCGCCGACGATCTCCCAACGCTGGTCGCTGAGGGCTAACGGCTGATGGCGGATCGCTGATGGCTGGTTGGGGGACCGATCGACATCGGCGTACACCCGGGACAAGCACGCGGTCAGCCCGATTCCCCCGGGCACGGAATCCAATTCGGTGATGATCATGCCGTCCTGAGTCGGAATGATGTCGGGACGGATCACCGCTGGCAACGCATCGCGAAACCGCTTCATACGGCCATAGGCGATCAGGGACTCCGGCTTGCCCTGGTCGAGGTATCTGGCCACCCAGGCCGGTTGCGTGCCGCGGGCGCTTTCGAGGTACAGCCGGTTCAATGTGCGCAAAAACGCGAGCAAGTGATCGCCCAGCGATCGAAAGAAGACGACTTGCTCGGGGGAAAGAAGAAATGGCTCCGGGGCGATGCGCCAGGTGTTCGCGACGGCTGGTGTTCGGCCAAAGTCGTGGACGGCGCTGTCTGGCGAGACGCTGTACAAGCCTTCACGGATCAAGGTGTTGCGGATAACAATGCAGCGAGAATGGGCGATGTCGGAGACGGAATGGGACAGGTTCCGAGTTGGCGCCAACGATCTTTCCCTCGGTCACACGATCTGACTATTCCGGCAAGCCTTCCCGGCGCCGGAAAAGACCGGAGGGATCGTACCATGCGCGCTTTGACTCGCACAAGAGCGGCGGCGCCTGTGAGCTGGAGATTCAGGGGCCAAGCGCAGCGCGGATTGTGGCGAGCAGCGCGTTCGGGGAAAACGGCTTGGCGAGCGTTTGCACGGCGCCCAAATGATGGGCGAGAGCCAAATAGAACTCCGGATCGATCTGTCCGCCTCCAGAGATGGCGACTATTTTCGGCTGCGGCTCGACCCGCCTCAACTGCTGAATCGTTTCCAGTCCGTCCAATTCCGGCATGTCCATGTCGGTGAGAATCAGATCGAAGGTTCGGTCTTGCGCGAGGGCAAGCCCCTCCCGTCCGTTGCGGGCGACTGTCACCGTAAAGCTGGCTCCTTCCAGCGTGGCTCGGAGCATCTCGCGTATCTGTTCGTCGTCGTCGATCACGAGAATTCGAGGTGCGAGGCCGGTCCGTGTGAGCACGCGCGCCGGAACGTCCCGCTCCACATCCAGGATTTGGCGCACCTTGCAGATGAGTTCCCGGGGGTTAAACGGTTTCGAGAGGAACGCGACGTCGGCGCTTGCGATACCGCGAGTGCGGACAGTGTCGTCCAGATAACCAGACATGTAGAGGACCTTGAGGCCAGGCCTGAGCGCGGCGAGGCGCTCGGCAAGGCGCCGTCCGTTCATGCCCCGTAGCACGACGTCGGTCAGGAGCAGATGAATCGGAGACGGGTTCCGTTCGCAGAGATGGAGCGCCTCAGCAGCATCCTGCGCCTCCAGCACCCGGTATCCCTCGGCACGCAGAGTCGTTCCGATTACCTCGCGGACCGTTTCTTCGTCTTCCACCAGCAACAGGGTCTCGCTCCCGCCTCGTAGTCCGTCGACTGGTACTATCGGAAATGCTGGATTTCCGGCCCGATCTGCGAGAGGCAGCGCAATGGTGAAGGTAGTGCCTTTTCCCGGTTCGCTTTCGACGGTGATGGACCCTCCGTGCTGGCGAACAATGGCCTGCACCGTGGAGAGCCCCAGGCCGGTGCCTTTGTCTGGCCCCTTTGTTGTGAAGAAGGGCTCGAAAATGCGGGACTTGACCGATTCATCCATGCCGATCCCTGTATCGGACACCCGCAAGATGACCGAGGGAACCGGGCTGCTGTGGACGGTCAAGGGGAACCCTTCGGCACCACCATTGAGCGTCTCGATCAGCAGCCGCCCGCCTTCCGGCATGGCGTCGCGTGCGTTTACGACCAGGTTCATGAGCATCTGCTCGATCTGGCCCGGGTCGGCTTTTACCTGGCCCAGTGCGGGGTCCAGGTTTGTTGCCAGTTCGATATCCTCGCCGATGAGGCGTCGAAAGAGATTCTCCGCGTTGGCCACCACCTGGTTCAGGTTCACGATGACCGGCTGGTCCAACCGTTTCCGGCTAAATGTCAGGAGTTGCTTGGTCAGTTGAGATCCGCGGACGCTGGCTTTCCTGATCTCTTCGGCGTATTTCCTCACAGGATCGTGCTGAGGCAACTTGCTCAAGGTCAGTTCGCTGTACCCGATGATGGCGGTTAAGAGATTATTGAAGTCGTGCGCGATTCCTCCGGCCAGATGGCCGATGGCTTCCATCTTCTGGGATTGGCGGAACTGGGCCTCGAGGTGATGGCGGTCCGTCACATCGACATACACGCAAACGATTCGATAGGGGGAACCCGATCCGTCGCTCGCGGCAAGGCCTCGGGCCTGAATCCACCGAAAGGAACCGTCCTCTTGCCGGATTCGGAACTCATCCTCATAGCGGGTGGATCGACCGGTTAAGTGGCTGTCCAGAATCTCCAACGCTCGGAGACTGTCATCTGGATGCAAACGAGACTTCCATTCGGAGTGCCAATTGGCGCACGTTCGATGGCCGTCGATGCCTAACAGATGTTCGCAGGAGGGAGAAATAGAAACCTGGTTTGTGCGCAAATCCCAATCCAAGATGCCGAAATTGGTTCCTTCCGAAATTAACCGGAAGCGCTCCTCGCTCGCCTCAAGCGCCTGTTGGATGTGCGCCCGTTCCGAACGCTCTTCGGCAAGCTTTTGGTTGACAGCGACCAATTCCGCACGCTGCTCCTGCACCCTTTTCTCCAATTCCTCCAGTCCGTTCCGGAGCCGCTCCAGGGATTGAACGCGCTCGCTGGCCTGCCGTTTGACACGAAGAACCAAGCGGAAGGCGAAGGCCGCGGTTGCAAGGGCGAGCAGCCCCGCGGATGCGACAAGGAGCGAGGACATGTCAAGTGCACTTGACCACGCCGGCCGCCGCAACATCCCACCAAGCTGAGTGAGGTCAATCGCGACTCGCGAGGGAACAAGGCTCCAAAGCGAAACGAACATGAGGCGTTCTCTCCCTTCTCTCGCACCCTGATTCCTTGAAGTTCA
This genomic interval carries:
- a CDS encoding glutathione S-transferase N-terminal domain-containing protein, whose product is MTLYHVHWCPECAVVRRKLDELGVAYEDVVVPDFRPMRKQVYEVSGQYYVPVLKDGDTVLTETGDILAYLEANYSKQRIAGS
- a CDS encoding response regulator, translating into MSSLLVASAGLLALATAAFAFRLVLRVKRQASERVQSLERLRNGLEELEKRVQEQRAELVAVNQKLAEERSERAHIQQALEASEERFRLISEGTNFGILDWDLRTNQVSISPSCEHLLGIDGHRTCANWHSEWKSRLHPDDSLRALEILDSHLTGRSTRYEDEFRIRQEDGSFRWIQARGLAASDGSGSPYRIVCVYVDVTDRHHLEAQFRQSQKMEAIGHLAGGIAHDFNNLLTAIIGYSELTLSKLPQHDPVRKYAEEIRKASVRGSQLTKQLLTFSRKRLDQPVIVNLNQVVANAENLFRRLIGEDIELATNLDPALGQVKADPGQIEQMLMNLVVNARDAMPEGGRLLIETLNGGAEGFPLTVHSSPVPSVILRVSDTGIGMDESVKSRIFEPFFTTKGPDKGTGLGLSTVQAIVRQHGGSITVESEPGKGTTFTIALPLADRAGNPAFPIVPVDGLRGGSETLLLVEDEETVREVIGTTLRAEGYRVLEAQDAAEALHLCERNPSPIHLLLTDVVLRGMNGRRLAERLAALRPGLKVLYMSGYLDDTVRTRGIASADVAFLSKPFNPRELICKVRQILDVERDVPARVLTRTGLAPRILVIDDDEQIREMLRATLEGASFTVTVARNGREGLALAQDRTFDLILTDMDMPELDGLETIQQLRRVEPQPKIVAISGGGQIDPEFYLALAHHLGAVQTLAKPFSPNALLATIRAALGP